In Dehalococcoidia bacterium, the following are encoded in one genomic region:
- a CDS encoding 2-hydroxyacyl-CoA dehydratase family protein gives MTTKRKQPEKALKLYRDDKAYMQMLLDALSLDESEEAEINKGVIKAVLDKYDEVLDCAENDKPFIASWFAYAAELFTAMGVPWWMFPQTAFLGIEAPHITDDIDGSERLLGSDFCTVLRLSLYYVEADMSPKPTACIALLHPCDGTTIVHQAIKHGKWHDVPMFGADPPYWEDERSYEYYAEELRRMVDFVTEHTGYKLDIDRLREVCEESNKEYALWQEYNELRRVVPCPHDWTIGPPQCFAMATFYYPGKPGGAEWFKRLIANAEKRVKAGVSGVPGGEKIRMLWFDILPLMWQFDIQPWLESEWGVSIVMNMFGHTPYEPIDTKNEDTMFRDLSKRSLTQYPMIRQARGVADHFLGDIERIVKDYKIDCVVWPAHMGHKDGSANTGMMREKCRELGVPYLHLGVDIFDKRYTSVDEVKDKFSKFFSATGLGQK, from the coding sequence GTGACTACAAAGAGAAAACAACCTGAAAAAGCACTTAAACTATATAGAGATGATAAAGCCTATATGCAGATGCTCCTGGATGCGCTTTCGCTGGATGAATCCGAGGAAGCAGAGATCAATAAGGGCGTAATAAAGGCGGTTTTGGATAAGTATGACGAAGTACTGGATTGTGCCGAAAACGACAAGCCATTCATCGCGAGCTGGTTCGCCTATGCAGCGGAGCTATTTACCGCCATGGGTGTCCCGTGGTGGATGTTTCCCCAGACTGCATTCCTCGGGATCGAAGCGCCACACATCACCGACGATATCGATGGATCCGAGAGGCTGCTGGGCAGCGATTTCTGTACCGTGCTCAGGCTTTCACTGTACTATGTAGAGGCCGATATGAGTCCAAAGCCGACTGCATGTATCGCCCTGCTTCACCCCTGCGACGGTACCACAATAGTCCACCAGGCGATTAAACACGGCAAGTGGCATGACGTCCCGATGTTCGGCGCTGACCCCCCTTACTGGGAGGATGAGCGAAGCTATGAGTACTATGCCGAGGAGCTCAGGCGTATGGTGGACTTTGTCACCGAGCACACCGGATACAAGCTGGATATCGACCGGCTGCGGGAGGTATGCGAGGAGTCCAACAAGGAGTACGCGCTGTGGCAGGAATACAACGAACTCAGGCGGGTGGTGCCATGTCCCCACGACTGGACCATCGGCCCGCCGCAATGCTTCGCCATGGCTACCTTCTACTATCCCGGCAAGCCCGGGGGCGCCGAATGGTTCAAGAGACTCATTGCCAACGCAGAGAAACGGGTAAAGGCAGGGGTAAGCGGTGTGCCGGGTGGGGAGAAGATCAGGATGCTGTGGTTTGACATCCTGCCGCTGATGTGGCAGTTCGACATACAACCGTGGTTGGAGTCGGAGTGGGGAGTGAGCATCGTCATGAACATGTTCGGCCATACCCCGTATGAGCCAATAGACACTAAGAACGAGGACACCATGTTCCGGGACCTGTCCAAGCGATCCCTCACCCAGTATCCCATGATCCGGCAGGCGCGGGGTGTGGCTGACCACTTCCTCGGCGATATAGAGAGAATTGTCAAAGACTACAAGATCGACTGCGTCGTCTGGCCAGCGCATATGGGCCACAAGGACGGCTCGGCCAACACCGGCATGATGAGGGAGAAGTGCCGTGAGCTAGGGGTTCCTTACCTGCACCTCGGCGTCGATATTTTTGACAAGAGGTACACCTCGGTGGACGAGGTCAAGGACAAGTTTTCCAAGTTCTTCAGCGCAACGGGGCTGGGCCAGAAATAG
- a CDS encoding 4Fe-4S binding protein, giving the protein METGDVYTELVKRLNYTGSESLLRVLQKLFTPDEGRLLLQLPAEPSDLARKSGTDEETVQRKLEEFMERGLVIPTSKGFCFARDVTQLHDSTLSSDEKWIDTEILDLWKELQETEWIQRMASGLGDSYVQFIRVLPAWKAIERSPEISDGELLPEENIRELIKGADHIAVIPCSCRRSMRGCDAPIDVCLQFNRGAEYAINRGAGNRISAEEAVAIADRAEDVGLIHTWPMAAYGRLNEICNCCRDCCAIFAIGIKLGNMEQILEKSRFRAEVDQELCNGCQDCVERCFFEAIEMKKSSTSRKLKATIDLAKCFGCGLCAVVCDPGAIIMKVEQA; this is encoded by the coding sequence ATGGAAACAGGCGATGTATACACCGAACTGGTTAAGAGGCTGAATTATACCGGGTCGGAAAGTCTGCTCCGGGTATTGCAGAAGCTTTTTACCCCTGATGAGGGTAGGCTGCTGCTCCAATTACCGGCTGAGCCATCTGACTTGGCCCGTAAATCGGGAACGGACGAGGAGACGGTGCAGCGGAAGCTCGAGGAGTTCATGGAGAGAGGACTGGTCATCCCCACCAGTAAGGGGTTTTGCTTCGCCCGAGATGTGACGCAGCTGCATGATTCCACGCTTTCTAGCGATGAGAAATGGATCGATACCGAGATTCTGGACCTGTGGAAGGAGCTTCAGGAAACTGAGTGGATTCAGCGAATGGCAAGCGGCCTCGGGGATTCGTATGTGCAGTTTATCAGGGTTCTTCCCGCCTGGAAGGCGATCGAGCGGAGCCCTGAAATCTCGGACGGCGAGCTTTTACCCGAGGAGAATATCAGGGAGCTAATTAAAGGAGCAGACCACATCGCAGTGATTCCCTGTAGCTGCCGCAGGTCGATGAGGGGGTGTGATGCCCCGATTGATGTCTGCCTTCAATTCAACCGGGGAGCGGAATATGCCATCAATCGGGGTGCCGGAAACAGGATTTCCGCGGAGGAGGCCGTCGCTATCGCCGATCGAGCTGAGGATGTGGGCCTGATACACACCTGGCCCATGGCGGCATACGGTCGTCTGAATGAGATATGTAACTGTTGCCGCGATTGCTGTGCCATCTTCGCTATCGGCATCAAGCTGGGCAATATGGAGCAAATTCTGGAGAAGAGCCGTTTTCGTGCTGAAGTCGATCAGGAGCTTTGTAACGGCTGCCAGGACTGTGTGGAGCGGTGCTTTTTTGAGGCAATAGAAATGAAGAAGTCTTCCACATCCAGGAAGCTCAAGGCCACGATCGATTTGGCAAAGTGCTTCGGTTGCGGCCTGTGTGCTGTCGTCTGCGACCCTGGTGCTATTATCATGAAGGTGGAGCAAGCATAG
- a CDS encoding 2-hydroxyacyl-CoA dehydratase family protein, translated as METTVKSKVLQQFQEATETIVNPELKKWIEQGGKVVGHFCSYGPEEIITAAGMVPFRMRATGSRGTELADAYLSSINCSFCRHCYNMGLQGDYDFLEGLIWLNNCDHVRRIYDNWIRKVDTPFTKMMSLPKMTTDVQVQWFRDELKILKEALEKHLGITISDEKLWKAIKLHNQTRRLLRQLYELRKKDNPPITGAEALAVVVASTAMPREPFNQMLKELLQELSDAEGIKDYRARLMIVAGILDDPAFIKVIEEQGGLVVTDSMCFGTRIIWNEVDEKSNDPLAALARYYIQDKPACPRMFDTQPQRSKFVIDMVKEFKVDGVIGERMIFCDLWTGENFMLGGDLKEEGIPFLKLDREYIMAGAGQLRTRAQAFLESMGR; from the coding sequence TTGGAGACCACAGTAAAATCGAAGGTATTGCAGCAATTCCAGGAAGCAACCGAGACCATCGTTAACCCTGAATTGAAGAAATGGATAGAGCAGGGCGGCAAGGTGGTGGGCCACTTCTGCTCCTATGGGCCGGAGGAGATCATCACCGCCGCAGGTATGGTCCCCTTCCGCATGAGGGCCACAGGCAGCAGGGGGACGGAGCTGGCGGATGCTTATCTGAGCAGCATCAACTGCAGTTTCTGCCGTCACTGCTACAATATGGGGCTGCAGGGCGACTACGATTTCCTCGAGGGGCTCATCTGGCTCAACAACTGCGACCACGTCCGGCGCATATACGATAACTGGATACGCAAGGTGGACACACCGTTCACCAAAATGATGAGCCTCCCCAAGATGACCACCGATGTGCAGGTGCAGTGGTTCCGCGACGAATTAAAAATACTGAAGGAGGCTCTGGAAAAGCATCTAGGCATCACCATCAGCGATGAAAAGTTATGGAAGGCGATAAAGCTCCACAACCAGACGCGGCGCCTGCTGAGGCAGCTCTATGAGCTCAGGAAAAAGGATAACCCGCCGATAACCGGTGCGGAAGCACTTGCCGTTGTCGTGGCCAGCACCGCCATGCCGAGGGAGCCGTTTAACCAGATGCTCAAGGAGCTGCTGCAAGAGCTGAGCGACGCGGAAGGCATCAAGGATTATCGGGCGAGGTTGATGATCGTGGCTGGCATACTCGATGATCCGGCGTTCATTAAAGTCATCGAGGAGCAGGGAGGTCTGGTGGTCACCGACTCGATGTGTTTCGGCACCAGAATCATATGGAATGAGGTCGATGAGAAGTCCAATGACCCGCTTGCTGCCCTGGCGCGTTACTACATCCAGGATAAACCCGCCTGTCCGCGCATGTTCGATACTCAACCGCAAAGGTCCAAGTTCGTTATAGACATGGTCAAGGAATTCAAGGTTGACGGGGTTATCGGCGAGCGGATGATCTTCTGCGACCTGTGGACAGGTGAGAATTTCATGCTCGGCGGGGATTTAAAAGAGGAGGGTATTCCTTTCCTCAAGCTGGATAGGGAATATATCATGGCCGGCGCTGGCCAGTTGAGAACCAGGGCCCAGGCATTCCTGGAAAGCATGGGGAGGTAA